Proteins from one Streptomyces sp. NBC_00390 genomic window:
- a CDS encoding ABC transporter ATP-binding protein — MTTITAHRATAVAARATDLSKVYGQGETRVVALDGVSVDFHQAEFTAIMGPSGSGKSTLMHCVAGLDSFSSGSVRIGETELGSLKDKQLTQLRRDKIGFIFQAFNLLPTLTAQENITLPMDIAGRKPDQQWLGQVIDMVGLRDRLSHRPAQLSGGQQQRVAVARALASRPEIIFGDEPTGNLDSRSGAEVLGFLRNSVRELGQTVVMVTHDPVAASYADRVIFLADGRIVDEMLRPSADGVLDRMKDFDAKGRTS, encoded by the coding sequence GTGACCACCATCACCGCTCACCGCGCCACCGCAGTGGCAGCCCGCGCCACGGATCTGTCCAAGGTGTACGGACAGGGCGAGACCCGGGTGGTCGCGCTCGACGGCGTCAGCGTCGACTTCCACCAGGCCGAGTTCACAGCGATCATGGGCCCTTCGGGCTCCGGCAAGTCGACTCTGATGCACTGCGTCGCCGGCCTCGACAGCTTCAGCTCGGGCTCCGTACGCATCGGCGAGACCGAACTCGGCAGCCTCAAGGACAAGCAGCTCACCCAGCTGCGCCGGGACAAGATCGGCTTCATCTTCCAGGCCTTCAACCTGCTGCCGACGCTGACCGCGCAGGAGAACATCACGCTCCCCATGGACATAGCGGGCCGCAAGCCCGACCAGCAGTGGCTGGGGCAGGTCATCGACATGGTGGGCCTGCGGGACCGTCTGAGCCACCGTCCGGCCCAGCTCTCCGGCGGCCAGCAGCAGCGGGTGGCCGTGGCCCGTGCACTCGCGTCCCGTCCCGAGATCATCTTCGGTGACGAGCCGACCGGAAATCTGGACTCCCGCTCCGGCGCCGAGGTGCTGGGCTTCCTGCGCAACTCCGTGCGCGAACTCGGCCAGACCGTGGTGATGGTGACGCACGACCCCGTGGCCGCGTCCTACGCCGACCGGGTGATCTTCCTGGCGGACGGGCGGATCGTCGACGAGATGCTGCGCCCCAGCGCCGACGGCGTCCTCGACCGGATGAAGGACTTCGACGCCAAGGGCCGTACGAGCTGA
- a CDS encoding acetyl-CoA C-acetyltransferase: protein MPEAVIVSAARSPIGRAFKGSLKDLRPDDLTATIIQAALAKVPELDPRDIEDLMLGCGLPGGEQGNNLGRIVAVQMGMDHLPGCTVTRYCSSSLQTSRMALHAIKAGEGDVFISAGVETVSRFVKGNSDSLPDTHNPLFAEAEARTAAVAESEGSTWHDPREDGVVPDAYIAMGQTAENLARLKGVTRRDMDEFGVRSQNLAEEAIKNGFWEREITPVTTPDGTVVSKDDGPRAGVTLEGVEGLKPVFRPDGLVTAANCCPLNDGAAALVIMSDTKARELGLTPLARIVSTGVSGLSPEIMGLGPVEASKQALKRAGLTAGDIDLVEINEAFAAQVIPSYRDLGFDIDKVNVNGGAIAVGHPFGMTGARITGTLINSLQFHDKQFGLETMCVGGGQGMAMVIERLS from the coding sequence ATGCCCGAAGCTGTGATCGTCTCTGCCGCCCGCTCGCCCATCGGCCGGGCCTTCAAGGGATCTCTGAAGGACCTGCGCCCGGACGACCTCACCGCCACGATCATCCAGGCCGCCCTGGCCAAGGTCCCCGAGCTCGACCCCCGGGACATCGAAGACCTGATGCTCGGCTGCGGCCTCCCCGGCGGCGAGCAGGGCAACAACCTCGGCCGTATCGTCGCCGTGCAGATGGGGATGGACCACCTCCCCGGCTGCACCGTCACCCGCTACTGCTCGTCGTCGCTGCAGACCTCCCGCATGGCGCTGCACGCCATCAAGGCGGGCGAGGGCGACGTCTTCATCTCGGCCGGTGTCGAGACGGTGTCCCGCTTCGTGAAGGGCAACTCCGACAGCCTGCCCGACACGCACAACCCGCTCTTCGCCGAGGCCGAGGCCCGTACGGCCGCCGTTGCCGAGTCCGAGGGCTCCACCTGGCACGACCCGCGCGAGGACGGCGTGGTCCCGGACGCCTACATCGCGATGGGTCAGACCGCCGAGAACCTGGCGCGCCTCAAGGGCGTCACCCGCCGGGACATGGACGAGTTCGGCGTCCGCTCGCAGAACCTCGCCGAGGAAGCCATCAAGAACGGCTTCTGGGAGCGCGAGATCACCCCGGTCACCACCCCGGACGGGACCGTGGTGAGCAAGGACGACGGCCCGCGCGCCGGCGTCACCCTCGAGGGCGTCGAGGGCCTCAAGCCCGTCTTCCGCCCCGACGGCCTGGTCACCGCCGCCAACTGCTGCCCGCTCAACGACGGCGCCGCCGCCCTGGTGATCATGTCCGACACCAAGGCCCGCGAGCTCGGCCTGACCCCGCTGGCCCGGATCGTCTCCACCGGTGTCTCCGGTCTGTCTCCCGAGATCATGGGCCTCGGCCCGGTCGAGGCCTCCAAGCAGGCACTGAAGCGCGCCGGGCTGACCGCCGGCGACATCGACCTGGTCGAGATCAACGAGGCCTTCGCCGCGCAGGTCATCCCCTCCTACCGCGACCTCGGCTTCGACATCGACAAGGTGAACGTCAACGGCGGCGCCATCGCGGTCGGCCACCCCTTCGGCATGACCGGCGCCCGGATCACCGGCACGCTGATCAACAGCCTTCAGTTCCACGACAAGCAGTTCGGCCTCGAGACGATGTGCGTCGGCGGCGGCCAGGGCATGGCCATGGTCATCGAGCGCCTCAGCTGA
- a CDS encoding cyclopropane-fatty-acyl-phospholipid synthase family protein: MADAALRLTTLAEELLGVPFPVRIRAWDGSESGPPGSPVLVVRHRRALRRLLWRPGELGLARAWVAGDIDVDGDLYALLDLLAGLVWDRDPDAPAAGHALRDPRLWSAARGLLRLGGALPPPAPPVEEVRRRTGPLHTRWRDRAAISHHYDVGNDFYALVLGPSMVYSCAYWDGAGTLEDAQRDKLDLICRKLALKEGDRLLDVGCGWGSMAIHAAREYGVHVTGVTLSREQATYARKRIAEEGLTDRIEIRVQDYRDVKDGPYDAISSIGMAEHVGEVRFREYADQLLSLLKSGGRLLNHQIARRPEQDESAYEIDEFIDRYVFPDGELAPLGRTVTTLEAAGFEVRDVEAIREHYARTLRAWVANLESDWSRAVRLTSPGRARVWRLYMAACAIAFERNRIGVNQILAVKTPQDGASGMPLRARDWHG; the protein is encoded by the coding sequence ATGGCCGACGCCGCGCTGCGGCTGACCACTCTTGCCGAGGAGCTGCTGGGAGTCCCGTTCCCGGTCCGCATCCGTGCCTGGGACGGCAGCGAGTCCGGTCCGCCGGGCTCTCCCGTACTCGTCGTACGGCACCGGCGCGCGCTGCGCAGACTCCTGTGGCGGCCGGGCGAGCTGGGGCTCGCGCGGGCCTGGGTGGCCGGCGACATCGATGTGGACGGCGATCTGTACGCCCTGCTCGATCTGCTCGCCGGGCTCGTCTGGGACCGCGACCCCGACGCCCCGGCCGCCGGGCATGCGCTGCGCGACCCGCGGCTGTGGTCCGCGGCACGAGGGCTGCTGAGACTCGGCGGGGCGCTTCCGCCGCCCGCCCCGCCCGTCGAAGAGGTGCGCCGGCGCACCGGTCCGCTGCACACCAGGTGGCGCGACAGGGCGGCCATCAGCCACCACTACGACGTCGGCAACGACTTCTACGCACTGGTGCTGGGACCGTCCATGGTCTACTCGTGCGCCTACTGGGACGGGGCGGGCACCCTCGAGGACGCCCAGCGCGACAAGCTCGACCTGATCTGCCGCAAGCTCGCCCTCAAGGAGGGCGACCGGCTCCTCGACGTCGGCTGCGGCTGGGGCTCGATGGCGATCCATGCGGCGCGTGAGTACGGCGTGCATGTCACCGGCGTCACCCTCTCCCGTGAGCAGGCCACGTACGCGCGCAAGCGCATCGCGGAGGAGGGCCTCACCGACCGCATCGAGATCCGGGTCCAGGACTACCGGGACGTCAAGGACGGTCCGTACGACGCGATTTCCTCCATCGGTATGGCCGAACACGTCGGTGAGGTCCGCTTCCGCGAGTACGCCGACCAGCTGCTGTCCCTGCTGAAGTCCGGCGGCCGGCTGCTCAACCACCAGATCGCGCGCCGCCCGGAGCAGGACGAATCGGCGTACGAGATCGACGAGTTCATCGACCGCTATGTCTTCCCGGACGGGGAACTCGCGCCGCTCGGCCGTACCGTCACCACCCTGGAGGCGGCAGGCTTCGAGGTCCGCGACGTCGAGGCGATCCGCGAGCACTACGCCCGCACCCTGCGCGCATGGGTCGCGAACCTCGAGTCCGACTGGTCCCGCGCCGTACGGCTCACCTCACCGGGCCGGGCGCGGGTGTGGCGGCTGTACATGGCGGCGTGCGCGATCGCCTTCGAACGCAACAGGATCGGTGTCAACCAGATCCTGGCGGTGAAGACGCCCCAGGACGGCGCCTCGGGGATGCCGCTGCGCGCCCGCGACTGGCACGGCTGA
- a CDS encoding Bax inhibitor-1/YccA family protein: MRSSNPVFSRRGFSRDNGYAGFNAQQPQAGGPAVGTNPYAQGAGNPYATNPYAPAGTQHGAPAPARTDVMTMDDVVSRTAMTLGTVVLGAVLAWTLLPVSPTSYGLAIGAALVAFVLAIVQSFKRTPVPALIFGYAAFEGIFLGVISEMFNARWDGAPFQAVLGTMAVTGATLFMYKQRWIRVTARYARIGMTIALAFIVVMAVNLLLVVFGVADDGGLRSMGPLGAIVGILAILIGCFFLTLNFKEIEDGIAYGAPRQEAWLAAFGLTVTLVWIYLEMLRLVAIFSGDD, encoded by the coding sequence ATGAGGAGCAGCAACCCGGTCTTCTCGCGACGGGGGTTCAGCCGCGACAACGGCTACGCGGGCTTCAACGCGCAGCAGCCGCAGGCCGGGGGCCCCGCCGTAGGAACAAACCCCTACGCACAGGGCGCGGGCAACCCGTACGCCACCAACCCTTACGCCCCGGCGGGCACGCAGCACGGCGCCCCGGCGCCCGCGCGCACCGACGTGATGACGATGGACGACGTCGTCTCGCGGACCGCCATGACCCTGGGCACCGTGGTCCTCGGCGCCGTCCTGGCCTGGACCCTGCTTCCGGTGTCCCCCACCAGCTACGGCCTGGCCATCGGCGCTGCCCTGGTGGCCTTCGTGCTGGCGATCGTCCAGTCCTTCAAGCGCACCCCGGTGCCTGCGCTGATCTTCGGCTACGCGGCCTTCGAGGGCATCTTCCTCGGCGTGATCAGCGAGATGTTCAACGCCCGGTGGGACGGCGCGCCGTTCCAAGCCGTGCTCGGCACCATGGCGGTCACCGGCGCCACGCTGTTCATGTACAAGCAGCGCTGGATCCGGGTCACGGCCCGGTACGCCCGCATCGGCATGACCATCGCGCTCGCCTTCATCGTCGTGATGGCCGTGAACCTCCTGCTGGTGGTCTTCGGCGTCGCCGATGACGGCGGTCTGCGCAGCATGGGCCCGCTCGGAGCCATCGTCGGCATCCTGGCGATCCTGATCGGCTGCTTCTTCCTGACGCTCAACTTCAAGGAGATCGAGGACGGCATCGCCTACGGCGCGCCGCGCCAGGAGGCCTGGCTCGCGGCCTTCGGTCTGACCGTGACGCTGGTGTGGATCTACCTGGAGATGCTGCGCCTGGTCGCGATCTTCAGCGGTGACGACTAG
- a CDS encoding ABC transporter permease: MFRTALRNVLAHKARLLMTVLAVMLGVAFVSGTLVFTDTLGNAYRKQSAKSYDDVAVAVTTFADPSSSQKDAGITTRTLDRIRALDGVAEATGRVSGFAGVADQDGKLIGNGWSNTGANFSPGKDGKDAAYTFTTGNGPTQAGQIALDKDSAAKGEYGVGDTVRVATNGPVKEYTLSGVFTTEDGAVNAGGSLVLFDTAVAQRLYLQPGYFKDVTIAAKPGASDQEILAAVEPLLPEDSEAQTGKELAEEQARSIENGLSNLNTLLLVFAAIALFVGVFLIANTFTMLVAQRTKELALLRAVGASRRQVKRSVILEAMVVGAIASVVGFFLGLGLATGLRSAMSAFGAKVPAGPLIVSPTAVAAAFGVGVLITVLAAWLPARRAAKIAPVAAMGSVHAVATTKSLVVRNTIGSVITLVGAAGILGGAAVGKETGRMLIGGGAFLALIGIIVLIPLLSRPMIALVRPLLHRVFGVSGKLAGQNAVRNPRRTGATASALAIGLTLVTGISVLGATMGQAVDRMTTDNIRADYMVSMAGGGGLDMSALTAIQGAKGVAAVSPQQSTSLQVKDTWHSASAVTPGDVEKVFDLKTVSGSLATLGKGQIAVDEDTAKSNGWETGDTLSAKFGSEDKAKTKKVTVGAVYQGNEFLSPVLVSTDLVAPYEPKPYIPEIWVKMDGGAGEATEQALVDALGDNPAMSIMDQQDIRNMFGGFINTALNLMYGLLAMALLIAVLGVINTLAMSVFERQQEIGMLRAIGLDRGRVKRMIRLEAVVISVFGAVIGIGLGSFLAWAIGETLRKDIPGYVLVMPWDRIGVFLLLAGVVGVMAALWPARSAAKLNMLTAIKTE; the protein is encoded by the coding sequence ATGTTCCGTACCGCCCTGCGCAATGTGCTCGCGCACAAAGCCAGGCTGCTGATGACCGTGCTCGCCGTGATGCTCGGCGTGGCGTTCGTCTCCGGCACCCTGGTCTTCACCGACACCCTCGGCAACGCCTACCGCAAGCAGTCCGCCAAGAGTTACGACGACGTCGCGGTCGCGGTCACCACGTTCGCCGACCCGAGCAGCAGCCAGAAGGACGCCGGCATCACCACCAGGACCCTGGACAGGATCCGGGCTCTGGACGGAGTCGCCGAGGCCACCGGGCGGGTCTCCGGCTTCGCCGGGGTCGCCGATCAGGACGGCAAGCTCATCGGCAACGGCTGGTCCAACACCGGCGCCAACTTCTCCCCCGGCAAGGACGGCAAGGACGCGGCGTACACCTTCACCACGGGCAACGGGCCGACGCAGGCCGGCCAGATCGCGCTCGACAAGGACTCGGCCGCCAAGGGCGAGTACGGCGTCGGCGACACCGTACGGGTGGCCACCAACGGCCCGGTGAAGGAGTACACCCTCTCCGGTGTCTTCACCACCGAGGACGGCGCGGTCAACGCGGGCGGCAGCCTGGTGCTGTTCGACACCGCCGTCGCCCAGCGGCTGTACCTCCAGCCGGGCTACTTCAAGGACGTCACCATCGCGGCGAAGCCCGGGGCGTCCGACCAGGAGATCCTGGCCGCGGTCGAGCCGCTGCTGCCCGAGGACTCCGAGGCGCAGACCGGCAAGGAGCTCGCCGAGGAACAGGCCCGCAGCATCGAGAACGGCCTGTCCAACCTCAACACGCTGCTGCTCGTGTTCGCTGCCATCGCGCTGTTCGTCGGCGTCTTCCTGATCGCCAACACCTTCACCATGCTGGTCGCCCAGCGCACCAAGGAACTGGCGCTGCTGCGCGCCGTCGGCGCCTCGCGCCGCCAGGTCAAGCGTTCGGTGATCCTCGAGGCGATGGTCGTCGGAGCGATCGCCTCGGTGGTCGGCTTCTTCCTCGGTCTCGGTCTGGCGACCGGGCTGCGGTCCGCGATGAGCGCGTTCGGTGCGAAGGTGCCCGCGGGTCCGCTGATCGTCTCGCCCACTGCGGTGGCCGCCGCGTTCGGCGTCGGTGTGCTGATCACCGTGCTGGCCGCCTGGCTGCCCGCCCGCCGGGCCGCGAAGATCGCCCCGGTGGCGGCCATGGGCAGTGTGCACGCGGTGGCGACCACGAAGTCCCTCGTGGTGCGCAACACCATCGGCTCGGTGATCACCCTCGTCGGCGCTGCCGGCATCCTCGGTGGTGCGGCCGTCGGCAAGGAAACCGGCCGGATGCTCATCGGCGGCGGCGCGTTCCTGGCCCTGATCGGCATCATCGTGCTGATCCCGCTGCTCTCCCGGCCGATGATCGCGCTGGTACGGCCGCTGCTGCACCGGGTGTTCGGGGTGTCCGGCAAGCTGGCCGGGCAGAACGCGGTCCGCAACCCGCGCCGTACCGGCGCCACCGCGTCCGCGCTGGCGATCGGCCTCACCCTGGTCACCGGGATCTCGGTGCTCGGCGCCACGATGGGCCAGGCCGTGGACAGGATGACCACGGACAACATCCGGGCCGACTACATGGTCTCGATGGCCGGCGGCGGCGGGCTCGACATGTCGGCGCTCACCGCGATCCAGGGCGCCAAGGGTGTCGCCGCGGTCTCCCCGCAGCAGTCCACCTCGCTGCAGGTCAAGGACACGTGGCACTCGGCGTCGGCGGTCACCCCCGGCGACGTGGAGAAGGTCTTCGACCTCAAGACGGTCTCCGGCTCGCTCGCGACGCTCGGCAAAGGCCAGATCGCGGTCGACGAGGACACCGCGAAGTCGAACGGGTGGGAGACCGGTGACACCCTGTCGGCGAAGTTCGGCAGCGAGGACAAGGCGAAGACGAAGAAGGTGACGGTCGGCGCCGTCTACCAGGGCAACGAGTTCCTCTCGCCCGTGCTGGTCTCCACCGACCTCGTCGCGCCGTACGAGCCCAAGCCGTACATCCCCGAGATCTGGGTGAAGATGGACGGCGGCGCCGGCGAGGCGACCGAACAGGCGCTGGTGGACGCTCTGGGCGACAACCCGGCGATGAGCATCATGGACCAGCAGGACATCCGGAACATGTTCGGCGGCTTCATCAACACCGCGCTGAACCTCATGTACGGGCTGCTGGCGATGGCCCTGCTGATCGCGGTGCTCGGTGTCATCAACACGCTGGCCATGTCGGTGTTCGAGCGCCAGCAGGAGATCGGCATGCTGCGGGCGATCGGCCTGGACCGCGGCAGGGTCAAGCGGATGATCCGCCTGGAGGCCGTGGTGATCTCGGTCTTCGGCGCGGTGATCGGCATCGGACTCGGCTCGTTCCTCGCCTGGGCGATCGGCGAGACGCTGCGCAAGGACATCCCGGGCTACGTGCTGGTCATGCCGTGGGACCGGATCGGCGTCTTCCTGCTGCTGGCGGGCGTGGTCGGCGTCATGGCGGCGCTGTGGCCGGCGCGCAGTGCGGCGAAGCTGAACATGCTGACGGCGATCAAGACGGAGTAG
- a CDS encoding DUF4287 domain-containing protein, translating to MSQVFSEETHRNLLSRIPQCTGREISDWLRTVEEGPALFRFEEKVSWLRSEHNLAYGHAKAIIHEYDLRRAARKLL from the coding sequence ATGTCCCAAGTCTTCTCCGAAGAGACCCATCGAAATCTGCTCTCCCGAATCCCCCAATGCACCGGTCGTGAAATCTCCGACTGGCTGCGGACCGTCGAAGAAGGCCCAGCGCTCTTCCGTTTCGAGGAGAAGGTCAGCTGGCTGCGCAGCGAGCACAACCTCGCCTACGGCCACGCGAAAGCGATCATCCATGAGTACGACCTGAGGCGCGCCGCGAGAAAGCTGCTCTAG
- a CDS encoding SGNH/GDSL hydrolase family protein produces MSRARVARRIAAGAAYGGGSIGLLGAAAVGVLLAEVQLAKRSVGGGTAPIPPRGDGLYGLAFGRSNPLYLAVLGDSTAAGQGVRRAGQTPGALLASGLAAVAERPVQVRNIALPGAQSDDLERQVTLLLADRTRTPDICVIMIGANDVTHRMPPTVSVRHLASAVRRLRTAGAEVVVGTCPDLGTIEPVYQPLRWLARRVSRQLAAAQTIVVVEQGGRTVSLGDLLGPEFAANPREMFGVDNYHPSAEGYATAAMAMLPTVCAVLGLWPESDALDVDRDEDMLPVARAAATAAAEAGTEVTGARAPWALLKHRRRRRLPAAEAASEAAAEAAVESAAQTIVEPDPERTPGPLTPN; encoded by the coding sequence GTGTCGAGGGCGAGGGTGGCCAGGCGCATCGCGGCCGGCGCGGCGTACGGCGGAGGCAGTATCGGCCTGCTCGGTGCGGCGGCCGTGGGTGTGCTGCTGGCGGAGGTCCAGCTGGCCAAACGGTCGGTGGGCGGGGGCACGGCGCCCATCCCCCCGCGGGGCGACGGCCTGTACGGGCTGGCCTTCGGCCGCAGCAATCCGCTGTATCTGGCGGTGCTGGGAGATTCGACGGCGGCGGGCCAGGGTGTGCGCCGGGCGGGACAGACCCCGGGGGCGCTTCTGGCGTCGGGACTCGCCGCGGTCGCCGAGCGGCCGGTCCAGGTGCGCAACATCGCCCTGCCGGGCGCTCAGTCCGACGATCTGGAGCGGCAGGTCACGCTGCTGCTCGCGGACCGTACACGCACTCCCGACATCTGCGTGATCATGATCGGTGCGAACGATGTCACGCACCGGATGCCGCCCACCGTGTCCGTGCGCCATCTGGCTTCGGCGGTGCGCCGGCTGCGCACGGCCGGCGCGGAGGTGGTCGTGGGGACCTGTCCGGACCTCGGCACGATCGAGCCGGTGTACCAGCCGCTGCGCTGGCTGGCCCGCCGGGTGAGCCGCCAGCTGGCGGCGGCCCAGACGATCGTGGTGGTGGAGCAGGGCGGGCGTACGGTCTCGCTCGGCGATCTGCTGGGCCCGGAGTTCGCGGCGAACCCGCGCGAGATGTTCGGTGTGGACAACTACCACCCGTCGGCGGAGGGGTACGCGACGGCGGCGATGGCGATGCTGCCCACGGTGTGCGCCGTGCTCGGGCTGTGGCCGGAGAGCGACGCCCTGGACGTGGACCGCGACGAGGACATGCTGCCGGTCGCCCGTGCCGCGGCCACGGCCGCGGCCGAGGCGGGCACCGAGGTCACGGGCGCCCGAGCACCGTGGGCGCTGCTCAAGCACCGGCGCCGGCGCCGGCTGCCCGCTGCCGAGGCAGCGTCGGAAGCGGCCGCCGAGGCGGCGGTCGAATCCGCCGCCCAGACCATCGTGGAGCCGGATCCGGAGCGAACCCCGGGACCCCTCACACCCAACTGA
- a CDS encoding helix-turn-helix transcriptional regulator — MDGDIGDFLRSRRARIRPEDVGLTPYGRRRVPGLRREEVAQLAGVSVDYYIRLEQGRGQSVSDAVLDAVARVLRLDETEHAHLRDVARPRRTGPDVPQERVRPGMRLLLDTITAAPAYVFGRRLDVLAWNALGDALITYSRMTAAGRSVPRAVFLDPATRELYPEWEAVAAEVVAYLRLSAGRHPDDRRLTALVGELSVKSEEFCRLWADHQVKEKTYGVKRMVHPLVGELTLPYESLSPPGDPDQMLVIYTPEPGSRTAERLALLASWTAAPVGRE, encoded by the coding sequence ATGGACGGCGACATCGGAGACTTCCTGCGCTCACGCCGTGCCCGTATCCGGCCGGAGGACGTCGGTCTCACCCCGTACGGCCGGCGCCGTGTGCCGGGTCTGCGCCGCGAAGAGGTCGCCCAGCTCGCGGGCGTCAGCGTCGACTACTACATTCGCCTCGAGCAGGGGCGCGGGCAGTCCGTGTCGGACGCCGTGCTGGACGCGGTCGCCCGGGTGCTGCGCCTGGACGAGACGGAGCACGCCCATCTGCGCGATGTGGCCCGCCCCAGGAGGACGGGCCCCGATGTGCCGCAGGAGCGGGTACGCCCGGGGATGCGGCTGCTCCTCGACACGATCACCGCCGCGCCCGCGTATGTCTTCGGCCGTCGTCTCGACGTGCTGGCCTGGAACGCGCTCGGCGACGCGCTCATCACCTACTCGCGCATGACCGCCGCAGGCCGCAGCGTTCCCCGCGCGGTGTTCCTCGACCCGGCGACGCGCGAGCTGTACCCGGAGTGGGAGGCGGTGGCGGCGGAGGTGGTCGCCTATCTGCGCCTGTCCGCCGGCCGGCACCCGGACGACCGCCGGCTCACCGCGCTGGTGGGTGAGTTGTCGGTGAAGAGCGAGGAGTTCTGCCGCCTGTGGGCGGACCACCAGGTCAAGGAGAAGACATACGGGGTCAAGCGCATGGTCCACCCGCTGGTCGGCGAACTGACGCTGCCGTACGAAAGCCTTTCCCCGCCGGGCGACCCGGACCAAATGCTGGTGATCTACACCCCGGAGCCGGGTTCCAGGACGGCGGAGCGCCTTGCGCTGCTGGCCAGTTGGACCGCGGCTCCCGTGGGCCGCGAATAG
- a CDS encoding cystathionine beta-synthase has product MRIHNSMISLVGNTPLVKLNSVTAGIQATVLAKVEYFNPGGSVKDRIAVRMIEAAEQSGALLPGGTIVEPTSGNTGVGLAIVAQQKGYKCIFVCPDKVSTDKINVLRAYGAEVVVCPTAVDPEHPDSYYNVSDRLVRETPGAWKPDQYSNPNNPRSHYETTGPELWEQTDGRITHFVAGVGTGGTISGTGNYLKEISGGKVKVIGADPEGSVYSGGSGRPYLVEGVGEDFWPTAYDPNVTDEIVAVSDKDSFQMTRRLAKEEGLLVGGSCGMAVVAALRVAEGLGPDDVVVVLLPDSGRGYLSKIFNDEWMADYGFLEETGSASVADVLRHKEGGNMPSLVHMHPEETVGEAIEVLREYGVSQMPIVKPGAGHPDVMAAEVIGSVVERELLDALFTQRASLHDPLEKHMSSPLPQVGSGEPVADLMSVLGDAADAAIVLVEGKPTGVVSRQDLLAFLAGDAK; this is encoded by the coding sequence GTGCGCATCCACAACTCGATGATCAGTCTCGTCGGCAATACCCCGCTGGTGAAGCTGAACAGCGTGACCGCAGGCATTCAGGCGACCGTGCTCGCCAAGGTCGAGTACTTCAACCCCGGCGGGTCGGTGAAGGACCGGATCGCCGTGCGCATGATCGAGGCCGCCGAACAGAGCGGCGCGCTCCTGCCCGGCGGCACGATCGTCGAGCCGACCAGCGGCAACACCGGCGTCGGACTTGCGATCGTGGCCCAGCAGAAGGGTTACAAGTGCATCTTCGTCTGCCCGGACAAGGTGTCCACGGACAAGATCAATGTGCTGCGTGCCTACGGTGCCGAGGTCGTCGTCTGCCCGACGGCCGTCGATCCCGAGCACCCGGACTCGTACTACAACGTCTCGGACCGTCTGGTGCGCGAGACGCCCGGAGCCTGGAAGCCCGACCAGTACTCCAACCCCAACAACCCGCGCTCGCACTACGAGACCACCGGTCCCGAGCTGTGGGAGCAGACGGACGGCCGCATCACCCACTTCGTCGCGGGTGTCGGCACCGGCGGCACGATCTCCGGCACCGGCAACTATCTGAAGGAGATCAGCGGTGGCAAGGTCAAGGTCATCGGCGCGGACCCGGAAGGCTCCGTGTACTCCGGGGGCTCGGGCCGCCCGTACCTGGTCGAGGGCGTCGGCGAGGACTTCTGGCCCACCGCGTACGACCCGAACGTGACCGACGAGATCGTCGCCGTGTCCGACAAGGACTCCTTCCAGATGACCCGGCGCCTCGCCAAGGAGGAGGGCCTGCTGGTCGGCGGCTCCTGCGGGATGGCGGTCGTCGCGGCGCTGCGTGTCGCCGAGGGCCTCGGCCCCGACGACGTCGTGGTCGTGCTGCTCCCCGACAGCGGCCGCGGCTACCTCTCCAAGATCTTCAACGACGAGTGGATGGCCGACTACGGCTTCCTCGAGGAGACCGGCTCCGCCAGCGTCGCCGACGTCCTGCGCCACAAGGAGGGCGGCAACATGCCCAGCCTGGTGCACATGCACCCGGAGGAGACCGTCGGCGAGGCCATCGAGGTGCTGCGCGAGTACGGCGTCTCGCAGATGCCGATCGTCAAGCCGGGCGCCGGGCACCCGGACGTCATGGCCGCCGAGGTGATCGGCTCCGTGGTCGAACGCGAGCTGCTGGACGCGCTCTTCACGCAGCGCGCCTCGCTCCACGACCCGCTGGAGAAGCACATGTCGTCGCCGCTGCCGCAGGTCGGCTCGGGCGAGCCGGTCGCCGACCTGATGTCGGTGCTGGGCGACGCGGCGGACGCGGCGATCGTGCTGGTCGAGGGCAAGCCGACGGGTGTGGTGAGCCGCCAGGACCTGCTTGCGTTCCTCGCCGGCGACGCCAAGTGA